The Daucus carota subsp. sativus chromosome 2, DH1 v3.0, whole genome shotgun sequence genome includes a window with the following:
- the LOC108209791 gene encoding aspartyl protease family protein 2: MAGISNISPLIFSFILLSLSALSLSKSLPYQTFIPQSLPSLHPLTWDQQSDALTHLAADELTVAGEETENTLSLQLHHLDYLNLDQANASSDALFINRLTRDAGRVEALSSVAAVKTNSTRTRHRGKSVSDFSSSIISGLAHGSGEYFTRIGVGTPARYSYMVLDTGSDVVWIQCSPCRKCYTQSDPVFDPTKSSTFGGVACGSPLCKRLDSPGCNSGKKCLYQVSYGDGSFTVGEFSTETMTFRRNRVKNIALGCGHDNEGLFVGAAGLLGLGRGRLSFPSQAGPRFGRAFSYCLVDRSASSKPSSIIFGSSAISRKAVFTPLISNPKLDTFYYIGLTGISVGGAPVRGVSASLFKIDAAGNGGVIIDSGTSVTRLTRPAYIAMRNAFRVGARNLKRAPAFSLFDTCFDLSGVSEVKVPTVLFHFKGANVGLPASNYLIPVDSKGTFCFAFAGTSNGLSIIGNIQQQGFRVVYDLGRSRVGFARDGCA; this comes from the coding sequence ATGGCCGGAATCTCAAATATCTCGCCGTTGATCTTCTCTTTCATCTTGCTATCTCTCTCGGCATTATCTCTCTCCAAATCTCTCCCGTACCAAACCTTCATTCCCCAATCTCTACCTTCACTACACCCTCTCACTTGGGACCAACAGTCCGATGCTCTAACTCATCTCGCCGCCGATGAACTCACTGTGGCCGGAGAGGAAACGGAGAACACTCTGTCTCTTCAGTTGCACCACCTCGATTACTTGAATCTCGACCAGGCTAATGCCAGTTCCGACGCGCTTTTTATCAACCGTCTCACGCGCGACGCAGGGAGAGTGGAGGCACTCAGTAGTGTTGCTGCTGTGAAAACGAATTCTACACGCACGCGCCACCGTGGGAAATCTGTGAGTGATTTTAGCAGTTCGATAATTTCTGGACTCGCGCATGGAAGTGGAGAGTACTTCACGCGCATCGGGGTGGGGACTCCAGCGAGATATTCGTACATGGTTCTTGATACGGGAAGCGACGTCGTGTGGATCCAGTGCTCTCCGTGTAGAAAATGTTACACGCAGTCCGACCCGGTTTTCGACCCAACTAAATCATCCACGTTCGGTGGGGTCGCCTGTGGGTCCCCGCTCTGCAAGAGGCTCGACTCCCCAGGTTGTAATTCGGGTAAAAAATGCTTATATCaggtttcttatggagatggatCTTTTACCGTGGGTGAATTTTCAACTGAAACGATGACGTTTAGGAGAAATAGAGTGAAAAATATAGCTTTAGGTTGTGGCCATGATAATGAAGGTTTGTTTGTTGGAGCCGCCGGTTTGCTCGGCTTGGGCCGGGGCCGGCTTTCATTTCCTTCACAAGCCGGTCCTCGTTTCGGCCGCGCTTTTTCATACTGTTTAGTCGACCGGTCGGCTTCGTCTAAGCCGTCGTCCATCATTTTTGGCAGCTCGGCTATTTCTCGAAAAGCCGTTTTTACTCCGTTAATCAGTAACCCTAAGCTCGACACATTTTACTACATTGGGCTTACCGGAATTAGTGTTGGTGGTGCCCCAGTCCGCGGCGTCTCGGCGTCGCTTTTCAAAATCGACGCCGCGGGCAATGGGGGAGTAATTATTGATTCGGGTACCTCCGTGACCCGGCTGACCCGACCCGCGTATATAGCAATGAGGAATGCATTTCGGGTCGGGGCCAGGAATTTGAAGCGGGCGCCGGCTTTTTCACTGTTCGACACGTGCTTCGATCTGTCGGGTGTGTCGGAAGTGAAAGTTCCGACAGTGTTGTTTCACTTCAAGGGAGCTAACGTGGGATTACCGGCTTCAAATTATCTGATCCCAGTGGATAGTAAGGGTACTTTTTGCTTTGCATTTGCCGGTACTTCAAACGGGTTGTCCATAATTGGAAATATCCAGCAACAAGGTTTCCGGGTGGTGTATGATTTGGGTAGGTCTCGGGTCGGGTTTGCTAGAGATGGTTGTGCATGA